One segment of Fusobacterium russii ATCC 25533 DNA contains the following:
- a CDS encoding ABC transporter ATP-binding protein gives MFKNIKRLIGDKDYSTFMKAVKILMLDAICHAFVYSTLFLMLTDLINQTVSYKKISIYSLLIIIMIYVRYKVLRKGNFIAFANGAEIIANLRIKMGDHIKKLNMGYFSKNNVGELTNILSNDLNDFEMLITHHMPELVKHFILMLYLSIYLIFFDTYLGGIQSGTLFIIFPISYFCSKKIKEVGKRAKKVRAKMLARIMEYSAGIEVFKTYNMTGERFNKLEKALNDVKKESINVELSGVPYILPMHIFSLVMYPVVLYIASQRYFNGAMSIQSLIMFVVISLAFTSVELNFSTVFVISRYFMLSVDKLLSVLDTEEISYKVDDYKFSNYNIEFKDVYFSYIKDKEVLKNINFTAKEGEMTALIGKSGSGKTTVLNLIARFFDVDSGEIKIGDYNIKNIYPDSLLKNISMVFQDVYLIQDTIYENIKIGKIDATEEEIIEAAKMANCHEFIEKLEDGYNTYVHEGGTTLSGGEKQRISIARAFLKNAPIILLDEATASLDVDNEHIIQKSIRNLIKGKTVIVIAHRLNTIKDAAQIIVFDKGEIVEKGKHEELILLNGEYKKMYTTMLEVKEIEFLKE, from the coding sequence ATGTTTAAAAATATAAAAAGGTTAATCGGAGATAAAGATTATAGTACTTTTATGAAAGCAGTAAAAATTTTAATGTTGGATGCTATATGCCATGCTTTTGTGTACAGCACACTTTTTCTTATGTTAACAGATCTAATAAATCAAACTGTCAGTTATAAGAAAATAAGTATTTATTCTCTTCTAATTATAATTATGATATATGTAAGATATAAAGTTTTAAGAAAGGGAAACTTTATTGCTTTTGCTAATGGAGCAGAAATTATAGCAAATCTTAGAATTAAGATGGGAGATCATATTAAAAAATTAAATATGGGATATTTCAGCAAAAATAATGTAGGAGAACTTACTAATATTTTATCAAATGATTTAAATGACTTTGAAATGTTAATTACACACCATATGCCAGAATTAGTTAAACATTTTATACTTATGCTATACCTATCTATTTATTTAATATTTTTTGATACTTATCTTGGAGGAATCCAATCAGGAACTCTTTTCATAATCTTTCCTATTAGTTACTTTTGCTCAAAAAAAATAAAAGAAGTTGGTAAGAGAGCAAAAAAAGTTAGAGCGAAAATGTTGGCTAGAATAATGGAATATTCAGCAGGAATAGAGGTTTTCAAAACTTATAATATGACAGGAGAGCGTTTTAATAAATTAGAAAAAGCCTTAAATGATGTAAAAAAAGAATCAATAAATGTTGAGTTAAGTGGTGTTCCATATATTTTGCCCATGCATATATTTAGTTTAGTTATGTATCCGGTTGTTTTATATATTGCTTCACAGAGATATTTCAATGGTGCTATGAGTATACAAAGTTTAATAATGTTTGTAGTCATCTCCTTAGCTTTTACAAGTGTAGAGCTTAATTTTTCAACTGTATTCGTTATATCAAGATACTTTATGCTTTCAGTGGATAAACTCCTTTCAGTTCTGGATACAGAAGAAATCTCTTATAAAGTTGACGACTATAAATTTTCTAATTACAATATAGAATTTAAAGATGTTTATTTTTCATATATAAAAGATAAAGAAGTTCTTAAAAATATAAATTTCACAGCAAAAGAGGGAGAGATGACGGCTCTAATCGGAAAAAGTGGATCTGGGAAAACTACTGTTCTAAATTTAATTGCAAGATTTTTTGATGTTGACTCAGGCGAAATAAAAATTGGAGATTACAATATTAAAAACATTTATCCAGATAGTCTTTTAAAAAATATAAGTATGGTTTTTCAAGATGTTTATTTGATACAGGATACTATTTACGAAAATATAAAAATCGGAAAAATTGATGCGACAGAGGAAGAGATTATTGAAGCTGCAAAAATGGCTAATTGTCATGAGTTTATTGAAAAACTAGAGGATGGTTACAATACTTATGTTCATGAAGGGGGAACTACACTTTCAGGGGGAGAGAAACAAAGAATATCCATTGCAAGAGCCTTTTTAAAGAATGCTCCCATTATTCTATTGGATGAAGCTACTGCTTCACTTGATGTGGATAATGAGCATATCATCCAAAAATCTATTAGAAACTTAATAAAAGGAAAAACTGTAATAGTTATAGCACACAGACTAAATACAATAAAAGATGCTGCACAGATTATAGTATTTGATAAGGGCGAAATCGTTGAAAAGGGTAAACATGAAGAATTAATTCTATTAAACGGTGAATATAAGAAAATGTATACTACAATGTTGGAAGTTAAAGAAATAGAGTTTTTAAAAGAATAA
- a CDS encoding SPFH domain-containing protein, protein MGILRVGIEAASSVLSDQWREYFYCPSLKENILIKKGENKNKENNKGSSNIISNGSIITVNEGQCMMIVEQGAIVEFSSTPGEFIYDNSTESSIFYDGLKKGITESFKTFKKRFTMAGSTGKDQRIYYFNTKELLGNKYGTANPIPFRVLDTNIGLDIDISIRCHGEYAYKIVDPILFYKNIAGNIENEFTKDRIDSQLKSELLTALQPAFGRLSTQGIRYSTLPAHTTELVDALNEVLAPNWGKRYGIEITSFGFNSIKASEEDEKLIKDFQSKAIFRNPGMAAAQLVGAQSEAMKLAASNTGTGAMMAFAGLNMATNAGGMNIGNLFQMDQNEQSTETKKEAVSGISWLCSCGTTNNGKFCTECGKAKPVEQNTWSCSCGAENKGKFCMECGKPKPAGVPQYKCDKCGWEPKQGAKLPKFCPECGDIFDDGDIVK, encoded by the coding sequence ATGGGAATCTTAAGAGTTGGAATAGAGGCTGCATCAAGTGTCTTATCTGATCAATGGAGAGAGTATTTTTATTGTCCATCTTTGAAAGAAAATATTTTAATAAAAAAGGGTGAAAATAAAAATAAAGAAAATAATAAAGGGAGTTCAAATATCATTTCTAATGGCTCTATTATCACAGTTAATGAGGGTCAATGTATGATGATAGTTGAACAGGGAGCTATTGTTGAATTTTCATCTACTCCTGGAGAATTTATATATGATAATTCTACAGAATCAAGTATTTTTTATGATGGCTTAAAGAAAGGAATCACTGAAAGCTTTAAAACTTTTAAGAAAAGGTTTACAATGGCTGGTTCAACTGGAAAAGATCAGAGAATATATTATTTTAATACAAAGGAATTACTAGGAAATAAATACGGAACTGCAAATCCTATACCTTTTCGTGTTTTAGATACAAATATAGGTTTAGATATTGACATATCAATTCGTTGCCATGGGGAATATGCATATAAAATTGTAGATCCTATTTTATTTTATAAAAATATTGCTGGGAATATAGAAAATGAATTCACAAAAGATAGAATAGATTCACAATTAAAAAGTGAACTTTTAACAGCTCTTCAACCTGCATTTGGAAGACTTTCCACTCAAGGTATAAGATACAGCACTTTACCTGCTCATACTACTGAACTTGTAGATGCCTTAAATGAAGTGTTGGCACCTAATTGGGGGAAACGATATGGCATAGAGATAACATCTTTTGGTTTCAACTCTATAAAGGCTTCTGAGGAAGATGAAAAACTAATAAAAGATTTTCAATCAAAGGCAATTTTTAGAAATCCTGGTATGGCAGCAGCTCAACTTGTAGGAGCTCAATCAGAAGCAATGAAATTAGCAGCTTCAAATACAGGAACGGGAGCAATGATGGCATTTGCTGGCTTAAATATGGCAACAAATGCAGGTGGAATGAATATAGGAAATTTATTTCAAATGGATCAAAATGAACAAAGTACAGAAACTAAGAAAGAGGCTGTTTCTGGAATAAGTTGGCTTTGCTCATGTGGAACTACAAATAATGGTAAATTTTGTACAGAATGTGGGAAGGCAAAACCTGTAGAACAAAATACTTGGTCTTGTTCATGTGGAGCGGAAAACAAAGGAAAATTCTGTATGGAATGCGGCAAACCAAAACCTGCCGGTGTTCCACAATATAAATGTGATAAATGTGGCTGGGAGCCTAAGCAAGGTGCAAAACTACCTAAGTTCTGTCCAGAATGTGGAGATATCTTTGATGATGGAGATATTGTAAAATAA
- a CDS encoding ABC transporter substrate-binding protein has product MKKFLCFLVLFFCIGIVTYPKITSQKKYNRIISLSMAGDEILHDMIDRDRVIAFRGKASNNEMTSILYNKINKFEKVEDNVERMIELEPDIIIAADWLKKEIRAQLEDAGINLYIYKTPFTYEEVQSLIKELASLLEEEERGEKIIKAMDIRLSNLQEKIKKTQKKSPRVLEYSHYEGTNGKGSIFDDMLKKVYAINLASEIGIGRFAKISKEAVIEMDPDIILVPIWNSSNDSKDQEFLKFIKMDKSYADLNVVKSNKVYTIPGKYIYVYSHYIIEGIENMAKSIYQLED; this is encoded by the coding sequence ATGAAAAAATTTTTATGTTTTTTAGTATTATTCTTTTGCATAGGTATTGTTACTTATCCAAAAATTACATCTCAAAAAAAATATAATAGAATTATCTCTCTATCTATGGCAGGCGATGAAATACTTCATGATATGATTGATAGAGATAGAGTTATTGCTTTTCGCGGAAAGGCAAGCAATAATGAAATGACTTCTATTCTATACAATAAAATTAATAAATTTGAGAAGGTAGAAGATAATGTTGAGAGAATGATTGAACTGGAGCCTGATATTATTATAGCTGCTGATTGGCTAAAAAAAGAAATAAGAGCACAGTTGGAAGATGCAGGTATTAATCTCTATATTTATAAAACACCCTTTACTTATGAAGAGGTTCAATCTTTGATAAAAGAACTTGCCAGTCTTTTGGAAGAAGAAGAGCGTGGAGAGAAAATAATAAAAGCTATGGATATTAGATTGAGTAACTTACAGGAAAAAATAAAGAAGACTCAAAAAAAATCTCCCAGAGTTTTAGAATATTCACATTACGAAGGAACAAATGGTAAAGGTAGTATTTTCGATGATATGTTAAAAAAAGTTTATGCCATAAATTTAGCCAGTGAAATTGGTATTGGTCGTTTTGCAAAAATTTCTAAAGAAGCTGTTATAGAGATGGATCCTGATATTATTTTAGTACCTATCTGGAATTCATCTAACGACTCAAAAGATCAGGAATTTTTAAAATTTATAAAAATGGATAAAAGCTATGCCGACTTAAATGTTGTTAAGTCAAATAAAGTTTATACTATACCTGGAAAATACATATATGTTTATTCTCATTATATTATTGAAGGAATAGAAAATATGGCTAAATCTATTTATCAATTAGAAGATTAG
- a CDS encoding electron transfer flavoprotein subunit alpha/FixB family protein, with the protein MNLNDYKGILVYAEQREGVLQNVGLELLGKATELAYDINKQLALKIGEDYIASANANENEHDYLDNFEKKGSSNSASATFKNDEALAAKVAEVAATHPDAAKVTAVLIGHDIKGLAQELVEYGADKVIVVDRPELKLFDTEAYTQVLNAVITAEKPEIALFGATTLGRDLAPRVSSRLNTGLTADCTKLELLKDKERQLGMTRPAFGGNLMATIVSPDHRPQMATVRPGVMKKIARLEERKGEIVDFQINLDTSKLKVKILDVVKEGGNKVDISEAKILVSGGRGVGAKANFELLDELAAELGGIVSASRAQVDAGNMPHDRQVGQTGKTVRPEVYFALGISGAIQHVAGMEESEFIIAINKDRFAPIFSVADLGIVGDLHKILPILTEEIKKYKATK; encoded by the coding sequence ATGAATTTAAATGATTATAAAGGAATCCTAGTGTATGCAGAACAAAGAGAAGGTGTACTACAAAATGTAGGATTAGAATTATTAGGAAAAGCAACAGAATTAGCATATGATATAAATAAACAATTAGCATTAAAAATAGGTGAGGACTATATAGCTAGTGCTAATGCTAATGAAAATGAACATGATTATTTAGATAATTTTGAGAAAAAAGGAAGTAGTAATTCTGCTTCTGCAACATTTAAAAATGATGAAGCTTTAGCAGCAAAAGTTGCTGAAGTTGCAGCAACTCATCCAGATGCAGCAAAAGTAACTGCTGTATTAATAGGACATGATATAAAAGGACTAGCTCAAGAATTAGTTGAATATGGAGCAGATAAAGTTATAGTTGTTGACAGACCTGAATTAAAATTATTTGATACAGAAGCATATACACAAGTTTTGAATGCAGTTATTACTGCTGAAAAACCTGAAATAGCTTTATTTGGGGCAACAACTTTAGGAAGAGATTTAGCACCAAGAGTATCTTCAAGATTAAATACAGGATTAACAGCTGACTGTACAAAATTAGAGTTATTAAAAGATAAAGAAAGACAACTTGGTATGACAAGACCTGCTTTCGGAGGAAACCTAATGGCAACAATAGTTTCTCCAGATCATAGACCACAAATGGCAACTGTTAGACCTGGGGTTATGAAAAAAATAGCTAGACTTGAAGAAAGAAAAGGAGAAATAGTAGATTTCCAAATAAATTTAGATACTTCTAAATTAAAAGTAAAAATATTAGATGTTGTTAAAGAAGGTGGAAATAAAGTAGATATATCTGAAGCTAAGATATTAGTATCTGGAGGAAGAGGAGTTGGAGCAAAAGCTAACTTTGAACTATTAGATGAATTAGCAGCAGAATTAGGAGGAATAGTTTCTGCTTCAAGAGCACAAGTTGATGCTGGAAATATGCCTCATGATAGACAGGTTGGGCAAACTGGTAAAACAGTTAGACCAGAAGTTTATTTTGCACTAGGAATTTCTGGAGCAATTCAACACGTTGCTGGTATGGAAGAATCAGAGTTTATAATTGCTATAAATAAAGACAGATTTGCACCTATATTCTCAGTTGCAGATTTAGGAATAGTTGGAGATTTACATAAAATTCTTCCTATTTTAACTGAAGAAATAAAAAAATATAAAGCTACAAAATAA
- a CDS encoding TonB-dependent receptor — MKKFFMLTSLLLVIVQQGLAKENPTVKLEETVVTAESFGNSVLKTPKNITVVTAKDIRERGAQSVEDALKTVPGLMAYNNMGGSDAKISFRGMIPGKEEQNILFLMDGLPYNSVVDTGGVNLNLIPIDNVERIEILPNSGNILYGEGAVAGVINIITKKPKKDKYYGSFSYEVGSYDLKNYKINLGTNITKNLSFDIKYNDKRQNNYRDHHTRDVEHFDINMKYNTSGHSLSLNFQHSDTEYKFPGFLSKKDIENRKIKESTFKIKGKENLKIYKVKYEGKWTENLDFIIAGDFKDKLYKSIDEEIGEVSTIRDTETFYISPQIKYTYMPNSYFILGGDYLEGKSKYTYKKEVKTDTNKKSLGFFASNTLRWNDFIFTQAYRHQKIKYDVKDLLNPNPKKGKSKNLNKTFNENAYDLSANYLLNDTSSVYLTYSKAFRAPTAGEAGRWRNKYEVKTQTSDTLELGFKTAGDWFFLSGSLFQTNTANEIFYVAYENGKLGTNYNFPGKNRRRGIELSMTQYLGNFTFRESFSYLSHKIKSGVFAGSKITGVPEYIYSLGMDYRLTDNLTWSTSYNHYGSTYIVYDFHNRYPKQKGHGELDTSLSYEMENGLSIYGGIKNLLDKEYFSPKLNSKGTKVNYYYGTRRNYYVGIRYTF, encoded by the coding sequence ATGAAAAAATTTTTTATGTTAACAAGCCTTTTATTAGTAATAGTACAACAAGGGCTTGCAAAAGAAAATCCTACAGTAAAATTAGAAGAAACAGTGGTCACAGCAGAAAGTTTTGGAAATAGTGTTTTAAAAACTCCCAAAAATATAACTGTTGTTACAGCAAAAGACATTAGAGAAAGAGGTGCACAGTCAGTAGAAGATGCTTTAAAAACCGTCCCTGGACTAATGGCTTACAACAATATGGGAGGCTCAGATGCCAAGATCTCATTTAGAGGTATGATACCCGGAAAAGAAGAGCAAAATATTCTTTTTTTAATGGATGGCTTACCTTATAATAGTGTTGTTGACACTGGAGGAGTAAATTTAAACTTAATTCCCATTGATAATGTGGAGAGAATAGAGATTTTACCTAATAGTGGAAATATTCTATATGGTGAAGGTGCTGTAGCCGGAGTTATTAATATAATTACTAAAAAACCAAAAAAAGATAAGTACTATGGTTCTTTTTCTTATGAAGTCGGTTCTTATGATTTAAAAAATTATAAAATAAACTTGGGAACTAATATTACAAAAAATTTATCTTTCGACATTAAATATAATGATAAAAGACAAAATAATTATAGAGATCATCATACACGTGATGTTGAACACTTTGATATTAATATGAAATATAATACATCAGGACATAGTTTAAGTCTAAATTTTCAACATTCAGATACTGAATACAAATTTCCCGGTTTTTTATCAAAAAAAGATATTGAAAACAGAAAAATTAAGGAATCTACATTTAAAATAAAGGGAAAAGAGAATTTAAAGATTTATAAAGTTAAATATGAAGGAAAATGGACTGAAAATTTAGATTTTATAATTGCTGGGGACTTTAAGGATAAATTATATAAATCTATCGATGAAGAAATTGGAGAAGTTTCTACCATAAGAGATACGGAAACATTCTATATAAGCCCTCAAATAAAATATACTTATATGCCAAATTCTTATTTTATATTGGGTGGAGATTATTTGGAAGGAAAATCCAAGTATACTTACAAAAAAGAAGTAAAAACTGATACAAATAAAAAATCTTTAGGATTCTTTGCCAGCAACACATTAAGATGGAATGATTTTATATTTACACAGGCATATAGACATCAAAAAATAAAGTACGATGTTAAGGATCTTTTAAATCCTAATCCTAAAAAAGGAAAATCTAAGAACTTGAATAAAACCTTTAATGAAAATGCCTATGACTTAAGTGCAAACTATTTATTAAATGATACCAGCAGTGTTTACTTGACTTATAGCAAAGCCTTCCGTGCTCCTACAGCAGGAGAAGCAGGAAGATGGAGAAATAAATATGAAGTAAAGACTCAAACTTCAGACACTCTTGAGTTAGGGTTTAAAACAGCAGGGGATTGGTTCTTCCTTTCAGGTTCTTTATTTCAAACAAACACAGCCAATGAAATCTTCTATGTAGCATATGAAAATGGAAAATTAGGAACTAACTATAATTTCCCTGGAAAAAATAGGAGAAGAGGAATAGAACTTTCAATGACACAATATTTAGGAAATTTTACCTTTAGAGAAAGTTTCAGCTACCTGTCACACAAAATAAAAAGTGGTGTTTTTGCAGGAAGTAAAATTACTGGAGTTCCTGAATATATTTATAGCTTAGGTATGGATTATAGATTAACTGATAATCTAACATGGTCTACTTCTTATAATCATTATGGAAGTACATACATAGTTTATGATTTTCATAATAGATACCCTAAACAAAAAGGTCATGGTGAACTGGATACAAGCTTAAGTTATGAAATGGAAAACGGACTAAGTATCTATGGGGGAATTAAAAATTTATTAGATAAGGAATATTTCAGTCCAAAATTAAATTCTAAAGGGACTAAGGTTAACTATTATTACGGAACTCGTAGAAATTATTATGTAGGTATAAGATATACTTTCTAA
- a CDS encoding ABC transporter ATP-binding protein — MNRKTEKSNILFILKYSGHHKYKILFSAVFSSISSILRLSLYLLLYYILVELTSLNPNKMLIEKVVKYTMVAVVLSVLFQILCLAMSHLAAFSILYEIRKKVVKHLGKINLGFFRKNSIGQIKKAVDEDIEKLELFIAHQIPDLIEAIVVPLVIIIYLFTINWLLALALFIPFFISFYIQASMFKGYGQRIELYNKMLKKLHATIVQYINAMNILKAFNLTAKNFKVYKNTVNEYLKIWKEMCDLTIGKYSFGSAIIDAGGLLICISIGGLLYLKGALDFASLVMFLLLGTVFLISFMKIMNLGTNLAVLLVGAENVRKILEHNMQKDKDIELKEIEEGEIEFKNVTFRYDKIEVLKDFNLKFKAKKMTALVGPSGSGKTTIGMLIGRFWDVEEGEILIDGINVKDKSLESIMKNIAFVFQDSFILNDTVYKNIAMGMNVTKEEVIEACKKAQIHDFIMQMKMGYETPLGEDSGIKLSGGEKQRISIARAILKNAKIIVLDEITSYSDVENEKLIQTSIDNLLRDKTSIIIAHRLYTIKNADNIVVLDNGKIIEEGSHKKLLEKDGLYKKLWSISLEGGQYV; from the coding sequence ATGAATAGAAAAACTGAAAAATCTAATATTTTATTTATTTTAAAATATTCCGGACATCATAAATATAAAATTTTATTTTCAGCTGTCTTTAGTAGTATTTCTTCAATTTTAAGACTGTCTTTGTATCTCTTACTCTATTATATTTTAGTGGAATTGACTTCTCTTAACCCAAATAAAATGTTAATAGAAAAAGTTGTTAAGTACACTATGGTGGCAGTTGTTCTCTCTGTCTTATTTCAAATATTATGTTTAGCTATGTCGCATCTGGCTGCTTTTTCAATACTATATGAAATTAGAAAGAAAGTTGTAAAACACCTAGGAAAAATAAACCTGGGATTCTTTAGAAAAAACTCCATAGGGCAGATTAAAAAAGCTGTTGATGAAGATATAGAAAAATTAGAGCTCTTCATAGCTCATCAAATTCCAGATCTGATAGAAGCTATAGTAGTTCCTCTTGTTATTATTATTTATTTATTCACTATAAATTGGTTATTGGCTCTGGCTCTATTCATACCATTTTTCATTTCATTTTATATCCAAGCCTCTATGTTCAAAGGCTATGGTCAGCGAATAGAACTCTATAATAAAATGTTGAAAAAATTGCATGCAACCATAGTTCAATATATAAATGCCATGAACATATTAAAAGCCTTTAACCTAACTGCCAAAAATTTTAAAGTATATAAAAATACTGTTAATGAATATCTAAAGATATGGAAGGAAATGTGTGATTTAACAATTGGAAAATATAGTTTTGGAAGTGCGATTATAGATGCCGGAGGTCTTCTTATCTGTATCTCTATAGGAGGTTTACTTTATTTAAAAGGAGCCTTAGATTTCGCAAGTTTAGTTATGTTTCTATTGTTAGGTACTGTTTTTTTAATTTCATTTATGAAAATAATGAACTTAGGTACAAACTTAGCTGTCCTTTTAGTTGGAGCAGAGAATGTAAGAAAAATTTTAGAGCACAATATGCAAAAAGATAAGGATATTGAATTAAAAGAAATAGAAGAAGGAGAAATAGAATTCAAAAATGTAACTTTTCGCTATGACAAGATTGAAGTTTTAAAAGATTTTAATTTAAAATTTAAAGCTAAGAAAATGACAGCTTTAGTAGGACCTTCAGGCAGTGGAAAAACGACTATAGGCATGTTAATTGGAAGATTTTGGGATGTTGAAGAAGGAGAAATTCTAATAGATGGTATAAATGTAAAAGATAAATCCCTTGAAAGTATCATGAAAAATATAGCTTTTGTTTTTCAAGATAGCTTTATATTAAATGATACAGTTTATAAAAATATTGCAATGGGAATGAATGTAACAAAAGAAGAAGTTATAGAAGCATGTAAAAAAGCTCAGATACATGATTTTATCATGCAAATGAAAATGGGTTATGAAACTCCTCTAGGGGAAGATTCCGGAATAAAACTTTCAGGTGGAGAAAAACAGAGAATTTCAATAGCTAGAGCCATTTTAAAAAATGCAAAGATAATTGTTTTGGATGAAATAACTTCATATTCAGATGTTGAAAATGAAAAACTTATACAGACATCCATAGATAACTTACTAAGAGATAAAACATCCATAATTATTGCTCATAGGCTATACACTATAAAAAATGCTGATAATATTGTTGTTCTCGATAATGGAAAAATAATAGAAGAAGGAAGTCATAAAAAACTACTTGAAAAAGATGGCTTATATAAAAAGCTTTGGTCTATAAGCTTGGAAGGTGGGCAATATGTTTAA
- a CDS encoding electron transfer flavoprotein subunit beta/FixA family protein has protein sequence MRIVVCIKQVPDTTEVKIDPVKGTIIRDGVPSIMNPDDKGGLEEALKLKDLYGAEVIVITMGPPQAEAILREAYAMGADKAILVTDRKFGGADTLATSNTLAAAIRKIGDIDLIIAGRQAIDGDTAQVGPQIAEHLDLPQVSYVKEMEYNKETKSFKIKRATEEGYFLLELPTPGLVTVLAEANKPRYMSVGAIVDVFERPFETWTSADIEIDPAKIGLAGSPTKVNKSFTKGVKEPGVLHEVDAKEAANIILEKLKEKFII, from the coding sequence ATGAGAATAGTAGTTTGTATAAAACAAGTTCCAGATACAACTGAAGTAAAAATAGATCCAGTAAAAGGAACGATTATAAGAGATGGTGTTCCTAGTATAATGAATCCAGATGATAAGGGTGGATTAGAAGAAGCATTAAAACTAAAAGATTTATATGGAGCAGAAGTTATAGTTATAACTATGGGACCACCTCAAGCAGAAGCTATTTTAAGAGAAGCTTATGCAATGGGGGCAGACAAAGCCATACTTGTAACAGATAGAAAATTTGGAGGAGCAGATACTTTAGCAACTTCTAATACACTTGCTGCTGCAATAAGAAAGATAGGAGATATAGATTTAATTATTGCTGGAAGACAAGCTATAGATGGAGATACTGCACAAGTTGGACCACAAATAGCTGAGCACTTAGATTTACCTCAAGTATCTTATGTAAAAGAGATGGAATATAATAAAGAAACAAAATCTTTCAAAATAAAAAGAGCAACTGAAGAAGGATATTTCTTATTAGAACTTCCTACTCCAGGGCTAGTAACAGTTCTTGCAGAGGCAAATAAACCAAGATATATGAGCGTTGGAGCTATCGTAGATGTATTTGAAAGACCATTTGAAACTTGGACATCTGCTGATATAGAAATTGACCCTGCAAAAATAGGTTTAGCTGGATCACCTACAAAGGTAAATAAATCATTTACTAAAGGTGTTAAAGAACCTGGTGTTTTACATGAGGTTGATGCTAAAGAAGCAGCTAATATAATATTAGAAAAATTAAAAGAAAAATTTATAATCTAA
- a CDS encoding acyl-CoA dehydrogenase encodes MEFNVPKTHELFRQMIREFVEKEVKPIAAEVDEEERFPVETVEKMAKIGIMGIPVPKQYGGAGGDYLMYAMAVEELSKACGTTGVIVSAHTSLGVWPILKFGSEKQKQKYLPKMASGEWIGAFGLTEPNAGTDAAGQQTMAVQDPETGEWILNGSKIFITNAGYASVYVIFAMTDKSKGLKGISAFIVEANTPGFSIGKKEKKLGIKGSATCELIFENCRIPKENLLGEKGKGFKIAMMTLDGGRIGIASQALGIAQGALDETINYVKERKQFGRSIAQFQNTQFQIANLDVKVEASRLLVYKAAFRETNGLPYSLDAARAKLFAAETAMEVTTKAVQLFGGYGYTREYPVERMMRDAKITEIYEGTSEVQRMVIAANIIK; translated from the coding sequence ATGGAATTTAATGTACCTAAAACACATGAACTTTTTAGACAAATGATTAGAGAGTTTGTTGAAAAAGAAGTAAAACCTATCGCTGCGGAGGTAGATGAAGAAGAAAGATTTCCTGTTGAAACAGTAGAAAAAATGGCTAAAATAGGAATAATGGGTATCCCAGTACCAAAACAATATGGTGGAGCTGGGGGCGACTACTTAATGTATGCTATGGCAGTTGAAGAATTATCAAAAGCTTGTGGAACGACAGGAGTTATAGTTTCAGCACATACATCTTTAGGAGTTTGGCCTATTTTGAAATTTGGTTCTGAAAAACAAAAACAAAAATATTTACCAAAAATGGCTAGTGGAGAATGGATAGGAGCTTTTGGTTTAACTGAACCAAATGCTGGAACAGACGCTGCTGGTCAACAAACAATGGCAGTTCAAGATCCTGAAACAGGAGAATGGATTTTAAATGGATCAAAAATATTCATAACAAATGCTGGATATGCTAGTGTATATGTAATATTTGCAATGACTGATAAGTCTAAAGGTTTGAAAGGAATTTCAGCTTTTATAGTTGAAGCTAATACACCAGGATTCTCAATTGGTAAAAAAGAGAAAAAATTAGGAATTAAAGGTTCTGCAACTTGTGAATTAATATTTGAAAATTGTAGAATCCCTAAAGAAAATTTATTAGGTGAAAAAGGAAAAGGATTCAAAATTGCTATGATGACTCTTGATGGAGGAAGAATAGGAATAGCTTCTCAAGCTTTAGGAATAGCACAAGGTGCTTTAGATGAAACAATTAATTATGTAAAAGAAAGAAAACAATTTGGAAGAAGCATAGCACAATTCCAAAATACTCAGTTCCAAATTGCTAACTTAGATGTTAAAGTTGAAGCTTCAAGACTTCTTGTTTATAAGGCAGCATTCAGAGAAACTAATGGATTACCATACTCATTAGATGCAGCAAGAGCTAAGCTATTTGCAGCAGAAACTGCTATGGAAGTAACAACAAAAGCAGTTCAATTATTTGGTGGATATGGTTATACAAGAGAATATCCAGTTGAAAGAATGATGAGAGATGCGAAAATAACTGAAATATATGAAGGAACTTCTGAAGTTCAAAGAATGGTAATCGCAGCTAACATAATAAAATAA